The nucleotide sequence CAGAGCATCGCTGTTCATCGCCCGGCACGCCATGTGCTCTGCTCcactttctgttttattttttctcTCTGTAATGGCTATATAGCCACCTCCCCTTCTCATTTGTGGGCATGATAATTGTAACTGGGtataaaccctagccgccggtggCGTGCTTTGCTACTTTCCCCATTTTCTGCAATACAAACCCTAACGAGATCGCCTCGAATTCGTCTCTGAAGTTGCGATGTTGAGAGTTTAGCTAGCTAGTTTCTTGTCAAGTTCCTGACACGGCGGTCATCAGCTCGCAAGGCCGGTGGCCATGGCAGTTCGAATGGGAACGCCGCGCCGGCGTACCGGTTCCTCTCATGCGCCTGGTCCACCTCTAGCGTCTCGAGATCGATGGAGAAAATCCAGGTCTCCTCTTGCGGCGTAACGAGGATGTGCCTCGTAGTCGTCGCGACAATCTTTGCTGGTCGCTCGAAAAATGTCTCCTCACGCCCCGGCAACCCGCTAGTCACCTCCGGCAGCCTCACGAGCTTCTCCACCACCCACTCGCCACTGCTGTGCAGCTGCTGAAACACCGTGAGGTCATTGTTGGCCATCACGCGTACAACGCGCGccgcgccgtcgtcgccgccgatgACCCGGAAGGCTGAAGATTCCTCCGGCGTCCCCACGACGGTACACGGGAACGTGACGAGCGAGAACTGGATGGTGGCATCGTCGAGAGCCAGCACGGCGCCCTCGCGCTCCATCCGCCAGAAGAAGGACGAACGCGCGCGTCCTGTGAAGCTGATCGAACGGTACTCCGGGATGGGGACGTCTCCGCCGGACGCGCTCTCCACCAGccgccagccgccgtcgccgccggaggAGAACACGCAGGCGCGGGGGGCGCCACGGTCATCCTCGAAAACATCGCTTTCGTAGGTCACGGCGACCACCCGAAAGTTGGACATGCCGGTGGAGCCACCACCTGCAGCAGGCTCGTCGCCGTCGAGCAGGAAGAGACCAAGGCACTGGTAGGGCCACATCTCCTCCCAGTAGAGGATCCCCTGGCACCTCCGGTTGAGCGGGTCGCAGACGAGCATGTCAGGGAAGTGGAGGTACTCGGGGTCCCCTTCCCACACTCGACCCATCCGGTAGTAGACAACGTCCCTCCTGTAGAAGAGGAGGAGGCCACCGCGGCTGTCGGCGAGCTCCCAGGGCAGTGAGCCGTGAGGGACAGCCGGGAGGAAGTCGAGGGAGAAGTGGCGCCTGTCGAGGCCGTCGGCCGCCACGGGGTCCGGCACGAAGATGTGGTGGTTGTTCCCGTCGACATGGTAGTGGCCGGCGACGCTGGATGGACGGAGGGACCGGTGGTCCGGGAACGTGGCATCGTCCGTGAAGATGAGGCGGCGCCAGCGCTTGCACGTGGACGCCGCGCGGAGGAGGGCGAGGGGCGTGGCCACGCGCAGGAGCACGAGCTCGAGGAGGTGGTCGGGGATGTGGTGCACGCCCGTTGGACCCGACGGGGTCGGCTCCGCTTCCCTCGACGGCCGCCGCGCTGTCTTGTTGCGCCGGCGGTTGCGGTTGCAGCGAGAGCGACGTGGTGCTCCCTTGGTCTTCGCCATGGACCGCGGTCTCATAAGCTGCTGGTTGAGTGGACGATCTTCTTTATAGTTCGATAAGGTGAGTGGAGTGGGTGACGCGGTTTGGACTTTGGAGTACATATGCGGTTGCGTGTCTACCACGGAGCTTTTTTTCCATTGCTTTGGAGGGAAGGCAACGAGCAACGTACTCCATCCCATGGAACTTTTCAACTGCTTTTTCTTCAGTTCAACAAAGGGAGGCGGCCCATCTCTGTGCTCATCAAGCTAGTGAGGTTCGTCGGAGATGTCTTTGGATCAACTTTGTTCCAAATTTTCTTCGTGATTGTATTACCCGCGAATGTTTTATGACTGAGTAATCTATAGAGCTCCTGAattacaaaaaaaaaaaaaacaaagggAGGCGGCCAGCTTGCCTCCCAAGGTAGGAGTACTAGGTTGTGCGAGCTAAATCCACTCTTCTTTGCTTATCCCAAGGGCACATAAAAAAACCACGTTGCTATGGAAGCAGTCACCCTAAAGCTACATAGGCGTGCAGGAGTCTCTGGAAATCAAACAGGGTTCCAAAGTCCATACCACTCGAAAAGCTTATTAGTGGCATGTAAAAAAGCTCATAAGCCATATGTGGGTGACACATCATGTGTGAAAGTTTATTATTTGTGTGACATTCACACACCACTAGTAACCTGGTTTTACTAGTGATTTGCCCCATTTTACGCACGCCGCCAGTTATGAAAATATTAGTGTTGTGTGAGCGAATTTATACGCCACCAGTAGCAATTTGGTTATTTTTAAAAACATTGATACTAGTGGTGTGGCCTTCAATTGGGCACATCACTAGTAACTATTTGTTGATAACATAAATAACACTAGTTGACTATTGGCATGCCATCCGAGTGCAGATTTTTGGTGACCGAGTTCAGCTCGGTATTTAAAAATAATATTgtttttttaaatgaaaataaaATTCATGGAAATGTATATATGTTTAGCATGGAAAAATCTCGCCCAACAAAAAACATCAGACCATTTTGGAAATatgtatttgtcttttttgtgtatgCTCTTGTGAATGTATACTGTTAAGAACACATATATACTGTTCATGTGTATGAGTGTtaacaaaaaaaatcaattttttcacGCCGTAGAAAAATGTATTTTTTTGACACGGGCACCATGGTGCATGTGCATCGTTTGCTATTTCCACATGCCATCCAACGTAGCACGCCACTAATGacaatttgtgattttttttaaaatacacCATTTTTATATGGCACATCTGGACACCCGAATGTATACATACATTTCATCCATGCATCCCTTTTGGCTGTACATCTAATATACATTGTCAAGATCCACAAGTCGCATGCATTGTGTCGTGTAGAGGTCACCGTTGTCCTCCTCTATGGATGCCGTCATCGTTGCCGCACGTAGTAATAAGTCGCTGCCAGAGTGGCTTTTTCTTATAGTGATGCAACAATATATGGATTTTTTAATAcaatgtcaaaaaaatgttcatgtaattcaaaaaaaatgaagATAAAATTTAGAAAAAGGTTTTGTAACCTACATATACCAAGTGGGAACACATTACACCACAAGGAAAATGCCACTTGAGATACATGTATGCATTCATTTCATCTGATGATCCAACACAAAAAGTATGATATTTTGATTAATGCACCTAACAATTTAAAACTTTTCATGCTTTCCGAAAAAATGatcttgatttttttaaattatacaatgtaaaaatcatttaattcaaaaaatgtttctcATAATTAGAAAATTAAGTATGATATTTAAAAAGGTTTACACATTTCAAAAgtatgtttatacaatgtaaaaaatgaagggTTGGTTTTAAAAATTGTTTAACGTGTATTTGAAGAATAATATTTAACATGTATTTGTAAACTATATtcaaaaacatgtatttgaaaTTATTTACATAATGTATTTGTAAATTGTGCAACGTGTATCAAAAAATGTTACGCGTGTATAAAAATGATGTACATTGTGTATTGAAAAAGATAGAAATGTGTCAAAAAAAACCCGAAGAAAACTTGTGaaaaccaaagaaagaaacaaagtaAACTTAAGGGAaatagtaataaaaataaaatcaaataaaaccatagaaaacagaagaaaaaaggaaaaataaagacTGAATAAAACCAATGAAAACAGTGAAACGAGGTAAGGAAAAACACGTAGAAAAAAGCCTCAGGCCAGAGGCAGCTACAAATACTATGCCAGGCCACTATAATCACACCGGAAGTGATGCTACCGTGCTCTCGCAGTAGGCGAAAAATAGCCCTCGTGGTCAACCAGCGAGGCAACGACTGAAAACAAAAAGGGTAAATGGACCGGCCACTATGGCACGACTGGTCTTTTGTGTTCTTTCGCTTCTTTTAGTCGTTTTTTCTCTAAAAAACAGGCTTTTTATGGAGCTAAATATTTAAAACCCTGTTAAAGTAGATAATAATTTTTTTAATGTTCAATATAAGTTTTTAAAAATTTCATTGTATACTAAAAATTTGTTCACCGCATATTAAGAAAAGTTCATTGCATATTTGAAGAATGTTCGGTGCATATCAAAAATGGTCAatatatctctatctctactatctAAAAGAAACGGAACGTTCCGTTACCCCTCTTACGTTGTCCTTCTTACCTTCGCTTCGTCCGCCTCTCCCTTTTTCACGCGAGCATTAGATTTTTCTCTCCAGAAAAAAAAATCTCAAACATCTAGGGATGTCTCCTCGGTTTTCTTagcacctactccctccgttctaaattacttgtcttagatttgtctagatacggacgtatctagactcattttagtgctagatatatccgtatctagacaaatctaagacaagtaattcggaacggagggagtagttcgcagtcgccgccgccaccaccacgagAGACATCGCCAACCTGCTCCGgttctcccccctcctccccgcgcgaTCCGATGCCAATGAGGACGGCCGTCCTACAATCCAGTCGCGGTTGCGCGGAACCTCACCGGGACAGGACAGGAAGCGGACCGGTCACAGGACAAGCAAGAGCCCTAGGTTCGCCATCGGAGATCTCGGCACCGCAGACCGGATGCCGCCCCGACGCGCAGTCCAAATGAGTTACGGATGGTGGCCACCACTGCGCGTCCTTCTCCCCTATGCCATCCTTCTCCGACGCAGTTCCTGCAGGCCGGGATGCCGCTCCACGATGCGACATCCAAGCAGCTCatggccgccaccaccaccacgccgtccttCTCCCATCCCATGTACCATCCCTCTCCGGCGCCCCTCCTGCGGGCTGGGATGCCAGTCCACGACGGAAGGCCCAAGCAGCTCATGGCCTGCCGCCGTCACCACAGCGCCGTTCTTCTCCTCCGATTAATTTGCCCTCATAGCAGCGGCCGTTTTTCCGTTGCCCATTTCAGCATTGCGTGCTTTCTACCATGGATAGGAGATGGTGAGAAACTGGGCTTCTCATCACGCTTGATAGGTTGCATCGCAGGCTCTCATGTTCTATCTGTTTTCATCTCATGATGCTCTTCTTCAGTCCCTTGAGTTTAGTTAGACTTAACTCAGATTTAACTCAATGGACCGAAGGTGCTAAACACGGCTGCAAGGATTGTTTTTGATTTTCTGCATTAGAATCCATTAGATTGTTGACCAAAATCTAATGATCCGTTTACCCGGTTGCAAGGATTGTTGTTGATTTTCTGCATaaacatggctacagtgtcgctgGTAACAGGGATTTGTTGCTAAATAACGCACTTGCGATTTCCATTTGCTGATATGCATATCATTTGTAAGTCATGTGAGGCCCAGCTACATAGCAGAAAGATCCGTCTGTTCACACAGTAACAAACAGGATCAGCTGGTCTGGGTTGCAGCTAATTACAAAAAATATAGAGCTTGGGAAGCTTCTTCGCTAGGAAATTGTTGGGCGGTATTCTTCCAGGAAGCACTCCTGGTGACTGCATGATGCTTGGCCTCAGTGACATGGTAAGCTGCTTGTATTCATTTTTCATATATGCAAATATGATTTTGTGATTCTTGTACTACCAGTCTACCACTGATCCGAATATGATTTCTTACACTCATCCTTCAAGATTTCTGAAAAGTAGTACTCATTGCACGTTTGCACTTCAAAGATCTCAAACTTGTGTTGGTAACCAAAAATGTCTTTAGGCAAATTGTTGTCATCACACAATTAACTTATTAAATTGTCAGGGGTTGGATCTTATCAAATGGTTAAGTCTACTATAGGCATATATACGCTGATGCTTCTTGATTTATTTGCATATGCATCTTCACATGGAGCTGCATGTCTCAATTTAGTTATTTGTTTTGTTACTGTGAAATCTGCAGGCCGTTCCACTGACGCTTCTAGCCCTTGTACTCTCTTTTGATCACCGAAAGAACAAAGACGTGGCTGCTCGATCAGACATGTCTCCCTCCCGAAAGTGACTGAAATATGTATGGTATGCGCTAATAAGTTATGTTGTTGGCTTTGTAATTGCATCTTTACTCCGGATCTTAATTACCTCAGTCTCCCCAGCACGCTGTTGGTGTTGCCTGGTCATACGATCTCAGGTGTCTACACATTTCCCTCACTTACCCACGGAGCTATGCTTTCCTGAATTCGTCATGCCTATTTGCAAGCATCGTGCATTGCTATATCAGTCAGGGGCGGATTCAGGATTGAGCCTCGCCCCGGGCCCCAAGCTTGCTACAGAGTGAGCACAGTGCTAAACAATACCAACAGTGCTATAGTATATGAAGGAACTGCTCCTCACGCCCCAGGCCCAGGACCCCCCGGCCTGGGTCCTGGATCCGCCATCAGTTACCCCTAGAAACCTATATTTGATGTCAATAttgtttatttttcttcttttggaCTTGCGTTGTTCGGCTCAGGTTGCCAAAGATATTCAAGGAATtgtgaaataaaaataaataataatttggCCTCTTGGTCGCAACGCATGCACACCTTGCTATATGACATATACAATTTCGTTTTTTTATTTGGTTGTTTATGCATGTGTTACTTTTATATTTTAGCAATACTTTGATCATTCAACTAAATATGCGGGGTTTCACAAAGGTGAGCATATGAATTTTGTagtttcataaaataaataaaatatgaaagaTTAAAATATATATAGAGGTTGAGATTTA is from Triticum aestivum cultivar Chinese Spring chromosome 1B, IWGSC CS RefSeq v2.1, whole genome shotgun sequence and encodes:
- the LOC123099162 gene encoding uncharacterized protein — its product is MRPRSMAKTKGAPRRSRCNRNRRRNKTARRPSREAEPTPSGPTGVHHIPDHLLELVLLRVATPLALLRAASTCKRWRRLIFTDDATFPDHRSLRPSSVAGHYHVDGNNHHIFVPDPVAADGLDRRHFSLDFLPAVPHGSLPWELADSRGGLLLFYRRDVVYYRMGRVWEGDPEYLHFPDMLVCDPLNRRCQGILYWEEMWPYQCLGLFLLDGDEPAAGGGSTGMSNFRVVAVTYESDVFEDDRGAPRACVFSSGGDGGWRLVESASGGDVPIPEYRSISFTGRARSSFFWRMEREGAVLALDDATIQFSLVTFPCTVVGTPEESSAFRVIGGDDGAARVVRVMANNDLTVFQQLHSSGEWVVEKLVRLPEVTSGLPGREETFFERPAKIVATTTRHILVTPQEETWIFSIDLETLEVDQAHERNRYAGAAFPFELPWPPALRADDRRVRNLTRN